The Streptomyces sp. NBC_00440 genome contains a region encoding:
- a CDS encoding LacI family DNA-binding transcriptional regulator, protein MTDPIHGSRPTLEAVAARAGVSRATASRVVNGGAGVRQPLVDRVQQAVEELGYVPNHAARTLVTRRNGAVAVIIAEPEIRIFSDPFFSQQLRGISRELTAHDSQLVLLLVEGRKDYDRIGRYLAGGHVDGALAFSLHTEDPLPAVIHRAGIPTVFGGRPVWAGPESGLALPYADCDNRGGARTAVQHLVSLGRRHIAHIAGPQDQTSGIDRLDGYRDVLLDVDPGLTAHGAFTVESGAAAMSELLERRPEVDAVFAANDLMASGALQVLREHGRRVPHDVAVVGFDDMEKVAECTDPPLTTVRQDIEGMGRLMVRMLLRGLDGEGVTPPDSVIMPTDLVRRVSA, encoded by the coding sequence TTGACCGATCCGATCCACGGCTCCCGGCCGACCCTGGAGGCCGTCGCGGCCCGCGCGGGTGTGTCGCGGGCGACGGCCTCGCGCGTCGTCAACGGCGGTGCCGGTGTGCGGCAGCCGCTGGTGGACCGGGTCCAGCAGGCTGTCGAGGAACTCGGCTACGTACCGAATCACGCGGCCAGGACGCTCGTCACCCGGCGCAACGGCGCGGTCGCGGTCATCATCGCCGAGCCGGAGATCCGGATCTTCTCGGACCCGTTCTTCTCCCAGCAGCTGCGCGGCATCAGCCGCGAACTGACGGCCCACGACTCGCAGTTGGTACTGCTGCTGGTGGAGGGCCGGAAGGACTACGACCGGATCGGGCGTTATCTGGCGGGCGGCCATGTGGACGGCGCGCTGGCCTTCTCGCTGCACACCGAGGATCCGCTGCCCGCCGTGATCCACCGGGCCGGGATCCCCACGGTCTTCGGCGGCCGGCCGGTGTGGGCGGGCCCCGAGTCCGGTCTCGCGCTGCCCTACGCCGACTGCGACAACCGGGGCGGCGCCCGCACGGCGGTCCAGCATCTGGTCTCGCTCGGACGCCGGCACATCGCGCACATCGCGGGCCCGCAGGACCAGACATCGGGGATCGACCGGCTGGACGGCTACCGGGATGTCCTGCTGGACGTCGACCCCGGGCTCACCGCACACGGTGCCTTCACGGTGGAGAGCGGCGCCGCGGCGATGTCCGAACTGCTTGAGCGGCGGCCGGAGGTGGACGCGGTGTTCGCGGCCAACGACCTGATGGCATCGGGGGCGCTCCAGGTCCTGCGGGAACACGGCAGACGGGTCCCCCACGACGTGGCGGTGGTGGGGTTCGACGACATGGAGAAGGTGGCGGAGTGCACCGACCCGCCACTGACGACGGTCCGTCAGGACATCGAGGGCATGGGGCGGTTGATGGTACGGATGCTGCTCCGGGGCCTGGACGGGGAGGGCGTCACACCGCCCGACTCCGTGATCATGCCGACCGACCTGGTCCGCCGGGTCTCCGCGTGA
- a CDS encoding M1 family metallopeptidase, with amino-acid sequence MHRRLIVPSVLSAASLLLAIPASAAGFTPGAPGIGDPYYPAYGNGGYDVSHYDLKLKYQPSTDRLDGTATILATTTQDLSRFDLDFLLDVSEVRVNGAKASFATSGQHELVVTPAKGLAKGSAVTIVVRYSGVPSTKSAYGFNTWHRTPDGAVAADEPESAWWWFPSNDHPLDKATYDVSVSVPDGTQAISNGVLQSQRSQLGRTTYNWRSNKPQATYLTTLAVGKFDITTGTTAAGVPIINAYSKDLGDNAGAARASVERTGEVADWLSGYFGPYPFSALGGYVPNTTTGYALETETRPFYSPKQFANGANVSVVVHELAHQWYGDDVSLKGWKDIWINEGFASYAEWLWSENQGDGTAQELADYVYASHPADDAFWKVKPGDPGAANQFDDAVYDRGALAIQALRDKIGDTAFFKILKGWPAEHAYGNASVADFEKYAEQVSGKPLAAFFDTWLFTPSKPAAGAAKQARIAHTDARPVAPKSWRQIERTHTVHDR; translated from the coding sequence GTGCACCGCAGACTCATCGTCCCGAGCGTGCTCTCGGCCGCCTCGCTTCTGCTGGCGATCCCGGCATCGGCGGCCGGCTTCACGCCCGGGGCACCGGGCATCGGCGACCCGTACTACCCGGCGTACGGCAACGGCGGATACGACGTCTCGCACTACGACCTCAAGCTGAAGTACCAGCCGTCGACGGACCGGCTGGACGGCACCGCGACGATCCTGGCCACCACCACCCAGGATCTCTCCCGGTTCGATCTGGACTTCCTGCTCGATGTGAGCGAGGTGCGCGTCAACGGCGCCAAGGCCTCCTTCGCCACATCGGGGCAGCACGAGCTGGTGGTCACCCCGGCCAAGGGGCTGGCCAAGGGCTCCGCGGTGACCATCGTGGTCCGCTACAGCGGTGTGCCGTCCACCAAGTCGGCGTACGGCTTCAACACCTGGCACCGCACCCCGGACGGCGCGGTCGCGGCGGACGAGCCCGAGTCGGCGTGGTGGTGGTTCCCGAGCAATGACCACCCGCTGGACAAGGCCACGTACGACGTGTCGGTCTCGGTGCCCGACGGTACCCAGGCGATCAGCAACGGCGTGCTCCAGTCGCAGCGTTCACAGCTGGGCCGGACCACGTACAACTGGCGGTCGAACAAGCCGCAGGCCACCTATCTGACGACGCTCGCCGTCGGCAAGTTCGACATCACCACCGGCACCACGGCGGCGGGTGTGCCGATCATCAACGCGTACAGCAAGGACCTGGGCGACAACGCCGGCGCCGCGCGCGCCAGTGTGGAGCGGACCGGGGAGGTCGCCGACTGGCTGAGCGGGTACTTCGGCCCCTATCCCTTCAGCGCGCTCGGCGGCTATGTGCCGAACACCACCACCGGGTACGCGCTGGAGACCGAGACCCGGCCGTTCTACAGCCCGAAGCAGTTCGCGAACGGCGCCAATGTCTCGGTGGTCGTCCATGAGCTGGCGCACCAGTGGTACGGCGACGACGTGTCCCTCAAGGGCTGGAAGGACATCTGGATCAACGAGGGGTTCGCGTCCTACGCCGAGTGGCTCTGGTCGGAGAACCAGGGCGACGGGACCGCGCAGGAGCTGGCGGACTATGTGTACGCCTCGCACCCGGCCGACGACGCGTTCTGGAAGGTGAAGCCGGGCGATCCCGGCGCGGCGAACCAGTTCGACGACGCCGTCTACGACCGGGGCGCGCTCGCCATCCAGGCGCTGCGCGACAAGATCGGTGACACCGCGTTCTTCAAGATCCTCAAGGGGTGGCCCGCCGAGCACGCCTACGGCAACGCGTCGGTGGCCGACTTCGAGAAGTACGCCGAGCAGGTCTCGGGGAAGCCGCTGGCCGCCTTCTTCGACACCTGGCTGTTCACCCCGTCCAAGCCCGCAGCGGGGGCGGCGAAGCAGGCCCGGATCGCGCATACGGACGCCCGGCCCGTGGCGCCGAAGTCCTGGCGGCAGATCGAGCGGACGCACACCGTCCACGACCGCTGA